The Rhea pennata isolate bPtePen1 chromosome 5, bPtePen1.pri, whole genome shotgun sequence nucleotide sequence GTCAGTGAATTTTTGGATTCATTTTATATTGTTCAGTAATTCAGGCTCCAGTTACGCTCATATACTGTCTGATTTGACTCAAACCCAAGCAACTTTCTACTCACTCCTGTACAAGCATCATCTGGTCCACCTGTTAGGGTTGTGACCTGTACTAATCTTTGACTAACTACGTTACATGGGCAGTAAGAGGATGTCAGACACCAGCAGCCCTGCAGTAAGTGCTTCTGTCCAGTCTGTTATCCCCAGTAATGGTAcacaatatacatttttttcagtgttccaTGAATGAGGGGTGAGTAACCTCATCCTCATGGTCAGAGCAGGTGCCCTGCCAGTCATGGTGGAGCAGCTGATGCACAGTAACTTGAGTCCATACTACCATGGTGTAACATTAAGTAGTTTTGCAGCTCTTCCTGGGTCAGTAATAACTGGGATGATGGTAAGAGGGTCCGCTTCCTTAGGATCTTGGTAAGAGGGTCTGCTTCCTTAGGATCTCAGGAAACCCTTGTGCATAAGCCAGATCTAGGTCACTGTTAGTTCAAAATCCTTACATCATGTTCTTTTGTATGGCATAGACATGCCTTCAGAATTAGGACAGTTTTGGTTTCTGGTAGATAaggtaaaggaaaaatgaggagTGAAAAATATAGGAGtgcctattttaaaattctcaatATCTGCCTGATaagaaagatgtgtttttttttcccagcctaCTCTTTTCACACACGACAGAGGAATCCTCCTTGCTGTTTTTTAGGGCAGTCTGAGTAAAGTGCAAGAGCCTTCCTGGGACACTGGGCTGGCTTGACAGATTATAACTACAGCCTGCAGACAGGCTGTCAACAATGGATTTTAAAGACATCAAAAGTGTTTAACAAACTTATCAAAGGTAATCTGTCACAGCATTCCCTTTCTCTCCAGTGCAACTGAGGTGTTCTGCAAATTAGAAtactcattttaaattaaagtacaaaaagaaaagactagGAATGATGATAAATAGTTTTGATTTGGCTTGTCCTGGTTCCTTTAGCCTCCATAGCTAAGGCTTGTAATTAGCACTTCAACACCAtctttacaaaaaagaaagaattcaatATGTTATAAACAGAATTTGGAACACTCGTTTAAATTTTGAACAGCTGTTCTGTTTAACCATCTACCTCTTAATATTCTTTAttggcaaatatttttgtgaaaaagatGTTGCTCATACATGTCTAAGGAATGCTTGTCACAGAAACACTCTTACTTGCCTGCAAACATTTGTGTTCACCATTCTTTATTGATTCTATGCCATTCCCAGGAAATTGATTGTAACCCTGACTAACCATTCCCAACTAAGCAGTCAGCAAGCATCAAACAGCCTAACAGGATCAACTGATCAATCACATAACCCCTGCACAATATACTCTAAATGAAGTGTGTTATATATGATGAGCACTTGTAAATGAAGAAGCTCTTGTGCTAAAGAAATTATTGACTGCAACAGATGATATGAAGAGATTACAAGAATATGTATCAAGGTGGAGCCTTTTTATTGCATATGattctattttcctttcctcccttccttagACATAACTAAAAATGAGAATCTCCCAAGCAAAGAATTTCAGAtacctctctgcttttgttttctcaggTCTTTCAGAagctctgtctcttcttttCCCTGTACATGGACAAAAGGCTATGGTGCAGAGCTTTACATATGATTCGGAAATAAATAATGGATGATTGACTAAGCTGGTGACAGActgtagcagcagcagctgtgtaTGCTGGAAGCTAACTGCAATTTGGGAATGCTCATTCCAGCTGAATGAAGGCACTTAGGAATCTCTTCTCCCATTCACAAGGGCTTTACACCGTTTTCATTACAACCTACTTTCGGCCCTTTTGGAAAGAGGTACAGCTTCTGGTTTGCTTCTGTAACGATTTGTAATGGACTTAATCAAAAAGTTCTCAAAGAATCAACAGTCTCATTAAAGTCAAACACAAAGAAAGCTGGATTGAGGCCTTAGGGCATTCACTAtattcaaaactgatttttatttatgaatgtaCATAAGGTTGAGTCCTAGCTGCCCTTAAAGCTGCAGTTGGTAAAAATCTCCCCCAACAGTGTCTGTGCTACAGTGAATTCACATCCAGCTAGAAAGAACCATTAGTAAAGGGCAGATGCCTTGCCTCCTTAGCTCTCCCCAGTAGTATTTCCAGATTCTTTAGCATTGTCCTGAAATGTGAAGAATCTGTACTGTATCTGCCTGTATATTAATCGCCCAATTGGGCAGAGACAAAATATTACTGTTAGAAGACGATCTGAAGCTCTCACAAATATTTATCCAGCATCTTTCTCAATATTAACAGTTTCACCCAAAAACACATCTTGCCATTGTCAACAGGACCCCACAAACACAAATCTCTTCAGGTAAGCTGCTGTTATGGTTTAGTGAGTCACAGATCTCAAAATCACACTATGAAGCATGTGACCACTGCACAATAATAATTGAGCAATGCAAATATATGCTCTTGGAATGTGCTAAGGAAATCTCAGTGCGGAGGAGGAAAGACAGGCACACCCCGGCATTTTTACTCACTGCACCTAGGGGCATCCAGACAGACAGGCACACCTAGCTAATACAGAATGAGACATATAAGCACGAAAACTCTACGGACAAAACCTCCCCGTTGCACAAAAGACAGGCACAACTAATACTGACCAGTACTACAATCTCATTTCATAGCATACAGATAATGACTATGAACTGCCTTCATTTTATCTGAATGTGTCTCATTTCACAATCCAACTTATATAAATCTActctttttgatgttttccatttcctgGCAGGTTTTCAAACTGGGTATCATTAGAGgtgctggccatctccaaggCTGTATGTGATGTCTAATGGGCCTCAGACAGCTGATGCCTGGATATAGACATCAAGTCATATATAATctaatgaaacagaaaacatctcTCAGGTACAAATCTTGTCTGACATGatattttctcatgttttccCTCAATGACCACATTCtccttgaaaaagaaacaaacaaaaacattctctttCAAGAATGGGCTATGTGGTGTCTCTCTGACACTGTGCTGTTGCTTAAACATTTTAGTGCAGCCAACAAATTACTTAGCCCTTCTCTAGATGAAAAGAGTTGATGGGCTAAACTAACCTTTGCCAGTTACCCTACACAAATCTAACAAGAGCTTTAAATTCTCTACCAGAGGGATCGAGCTGTCAGCTGACGGGTACTGTTTGACACCAAAATGGAATCTGTTGGTCAACAAATAGCCATCATTCCGGCTATCTATCATCTGTTCTGGGATATACACAGTCATGACGTACCTCTTTGTATTCTCCAGAAATCTGTCAAGAAGAGAGCTTGGACGTTTCTGGAAGAACTAGAAGATGGAAAACTCATTCATGTGCTGAGGCAACACTCAGGACTAAGCCACGatttaaaatttccattatGGTTCATAATGTGAAGAGCACTGAGTTTGGGTAATACTTTGTGACCATTTGTGATCATATCTGCTCCCACATTGGCAGTGACTGCTACTAgatttttctgtgataaaaggTTTGCATAACTTGTTTGTCATTCACTGGTGACCACTTACCAAAGGAAGAAATCTCAGAGGAGATTTCCTTAAGGCTAATGCATagtagggaagagaaggaaaagagagggctCAGGCAAGCTCTGAAAGAGGGAAGCAACATCAGCTCCCAATCTCACTTTGCTGCAGCACTGTTCAGGAGACCACTCCATTCCGTGGTTGCTTCTACAACTGCTTAGATCCAGGAAGTAAACTTCCGTGACAATCTCCTTTCCCTTGGCAAAGTCAGAGTTCTAGCATAACAGACACATGGTACTCGTGAATTCTCCTGAATAGGATTCAATACCTGTAAAAAAGAAACCTCTGAAGTTACTTGAACTTAGTTTTTGTACTATGACTAGCAGACAGGTAGAAAATGACCCAGCCAGAAATCTCCTTCCTTAATTTTTAGGTTCCACACATAAATTCCACTCTAGCTTCCATGACTAATTCACACATATAACCCCCACACCAATTTTCTAATTTCTAGATCACACACACTTTGAGCAAGATCTGTGAGTTATGTTATGCTTGGCTTGAGGTACCTGAAAATGCTGCGCatccattttcagaaaataaggaTGTGTTCAGTAGGGCacttaaaaatcaaagtacCTGAAATGACTTAATAATTTCTGAAACCTTAGCTCTTTCTAATTTCTCTCATgatagtattttcaaaattattcataCTGCCAGTGCTTTTATGATGATTGTGAtgctatttgtttttccttaaggCTTCAGTTCCTGGAATCAGGTGATCAGGTACTAGTAGTCCTAGTAGCCGAGTCTAATAGCCTAGACCCAGCAGAATCACATCACCGAGGCATAGAGCCCCAACTTACTACCCCTGCTAACAAGGAATTAGCCAGATTCCAGTTCATGTCAAGCTGTGTTGCACAAGATATGCCCGTTTACCCAGCACTGCACAGAGTATGCAAGCCAAAACGCTTGCATTTTGGGGGGACCGTGAAAAAGCGAAAAGTGGTGTCTGGGCACCGGCGGGACTCAGGATGGGGTGCAAGGCGTGGGACACACGAGGGAGAGGGGAATTCGGGGTGAGGCGGGGATGGGACACGGGAGGTGGGGTGGGCCTGAGACCTAAGGTGCATGGAGGGCAAGGTGCGCGCAGGGAAGGGACGTGGCCCGCGCCAGGGCACGGGAGgcagaaggggagggaggctggCGGAGGGGGGCTCctgcccgcccggcgcggcctcgCCGACGGCCGGCAGTGCCCGCTGTGCGCGGCGTCGCCAACGGCCGGCGGTGACCGTTGGCGCGGCCGGCGGTGACCGTTGGCGCGGCCGGCGGTGACCGTTGGCGCGGCCGGcgcagccggggggggggaggggggagcgggtCGTCACGccgcggcctcgccgccgccgcgctgcgcggggcgctgGAGGGGCGCGGTGCCCGCCGCAGGCGGCTCGGGGCGGaggcgggcgccccgcgggttgcggagggaggaggaagaggaggaggaggaggaggaggagcggcggccgccggaGGATGGGAGCGAGCGGCGGAggcgcgggagcgcggcgcggcggcaggggcgggagcgcggcgccgggcgccgcggcatCGCCCGCGTagggcggcgcgggagccgggcggcgccgcggccatGGAGAGGgcgagcccggcggcggggaaGCTGAACGCCGGTAGCCGCGGGGCGGGCGATGGGCACGGCCCCGCCGGGGGCGCCcagccgcgggcggcggcgggcagcgccgaaccgggcggcgcggagccgggcgaGCTCATCGGGCGGGCGCTGGATTTCAAGAGCCAAGGGGCGCAGTGCTACAAGGACAAGAAATTCAGGGAGGCCATCGGCAAGTACCACCGCGCCCTGCTGGAGCTCAAGGCGCTGCTGCTGAGCCAGGagccgggcgggcagcgccctgccgccgccgccgggctcaGCGAGGAGCAGAGGCAGGCGGTGGAGGCCATCGAGGTCGACTGCTACAACAGCCTGGCAGGtcagcggggccgcggctgccggcggggggcgagggcggcggggcccccccAGCGTCGCCTTCCCCTCCGCTGAGCGCCGCCGTCCCGCTTTCCGGCCCCTTTCGTTCCATGCCGCGTTTTACCgcatttctctgcttcattttcctttccaggtTTGGCACAGAAGTGTTTCAGGGGCGCGACACGGTGCCAGGCTCCCTGCGCTAGCGCGGGGGACACCGCGCCCCGCGAggccgcagccccgcagccccgcgcccccgcaGCCCTTCCCAGGGGCTGCTTGAGCCGCCGCGCGTTAATCCTCTCGCCCTCTCCCCCGGGAGACGAGTAATGAGGTAGTGTGTGTACGGGGGATGCTCGCACCTAACAGGAATTGTAGCATGTGCACTGGCTTGGATTGCGCGTGCAGCGTTTTCCTTCTCAGCCCGAGATGTCCTTCAGTGCCTTCCCCACAGTTCCAGTTGTGGTGCTTGTAATTAGCAGTATTAGAGAGAGATTCCGTCTTATCATAGTTGCTATAAGGAAAGGGAAGGCTTTGGGAGCCATTGCAATAGCTACGAATAGTACTAGATgtaaaaagatgtaaaaagattttttttcttttacctgtAAAAGTGGAAAGCAAATATATTACTGGTTTGTTGCTAGACACCAGCCACCACTGTGGCCATAGACATTTGATCACTACTCTCTTTACTCCCTGCCATCTGTTTTGAACAAGTGCTGTGGGAAGGTGGAGGGTAAAGGTGGGGGTTAAACTGCTTTATAGTCTGATCCTGAAGTCCGAGACTGAACTCCTGTTGACTTCAAGGAGCTTTGCTGAAGCAAGAACTGCAGGATCAGAGGCTATTTTTGTTCATCAAAACCACACAGATTTCCTCTTTCCAAGCTGAAAGCATCTCTAAAACAAAACCTTGTTCTTAGGTATGTACAGAATAGATAGTGTTCATAAACTGAGCAAGGTGCACAAACTGACAAAATTAATAGAGATCTGCTGCCTAGAAGGATGAAGGGTCACTCGTTATCCTTGATATCcttgagggaaaaagaaatggcaaaaatcAGGATGCTAGTGTGTCAGCTGTCACGATCACTTGGCTTTTGGCTTTCTAGGCTGATTCGGTTAGCTTTGTTTCCTGTTGTCTAgtataaaaaaaacagagagggaGAATAAAGCAAACAAGGTTTAAAACACCAAGCCAGaatcttcttttgttttaatctgtgCAGATCTGTTATTCTCAATGTGGTTATTGGGATGCAATAGAAGGCACAGCTTAAGCTCCTTTtgtcatattttcaaatatgcttCCTTCAAAATACTGTGTAAAAGGCATAGAAGGAAAGGCAGGTGAGATTACACATTGGTATCGTTATCACACAGCTGTAATTTTACCTCTAAAAATTTCTACCTTCAGGTTCATTAAAATCCATTGTATATGTCAAGGCTCATTCAGATTGTCAAGGTTATGCGAAGAGCCTCGTAATGCTATGAACAGTATAGCTTAGAGTATTCCTCCGTTTGAAAAAATGCTCACAGGGTGTATCTCTTCTGGCTATCAGTACTGAGATTCAGATGACATGGTATCTAGAAAGCAATTAAATTGGGAGGGAGGAACTGGGATTTGCTTCTATAGCACCTTTTGCTGAATACACAAATTCCACTTGCTAGAAATGTTTACACTTGTGCTGACAGAGTTGTCCTGCATGATGGTGACTGTCCAGCTTCTGTATTCACTGTTTCTAGTTTGTGCAGGCAATTTTTTCACTACTGATT carries:
- the TTC9 gene encoding tetratricopeptide repeat protein 9A → MERASPAAGKLNAGSRGAGDGHGPAGGAQPRAAAGSAEPGGAEPGELIGRALDFKSQGAQCYKDKKFREAIGKYHRALLELKALLLSQEPGGQRPAAAAGLSEEQRQAVEAIEVDCYNSLAACLLQAELVNYERVKEYCLKVLQKEGENFKALYRSGVAFYHLGDFNKALYYLKEARARQPTDTNVIRYIQLTEMKLSRCSQREKEAL